In the Leptospira limi genome, one interval contains:
- a CDS encoding LIC20211 family lipoprotein, with translation MKKIILLVLSFLFLSFVSNCASSSVGIATSNKPIPNTPYETIKTVDKTFTWYAFDIVLFGLPITQPPVADLYEKVMEEESGDALVNIRYWNDKSIFGPITRYRFNIKGDLVKFTNSQTPTKLKK, from the coding sequence TCTCTTTTTTATTTTTATCTTTTGTATCCAATTGTGCCTCATCCTCAGTAGGAATTGCCACAAGTAACAAACCGATCCCGAATACTCCCTACGAAACAATCAAAACTGTAGATAAAACCTTTACTTGGTATGCATTTGACATTGTACTTTTTGGATTGCCCATTACCCAACCTCCAGTCGCCGATTTATACGAGAAAGTTATGGAAGAAGAATCAGGCGACGCCCTTGTGAATATTCGGTATTGGAATGATAAATCGATTTTTGGACCGATTACCAGATATCGATTTAATATCAAAGGTGATTTGGTAAAATTTACAAACTCACAAACTCCAACGAAGTTAAAAAAGTAA
- a CDS encoding TonB-dependent receptor plug domain-containing protein — MKSAKFKLNNSILIAILFLLSGFPAYAVSIKAKLINPKKEIAEKNLSVLIFETKKFAQTDAEGNVTLEFPSSGEYTLRLLRDTGIQEIRISVGNEDESRTIYTEKKSTAPKSGIVVEGEREKTVASRTKVRYDEIKRMPGTFGEALRALETLPGVIPNIGFGGGANGIIVRGANPAANTYLYDDLPILYPFHLDGLTSVIHNDLIKSIDLYSGAYPANFNNATGGIIEIETVDSIQKTKGAFQVSLWNTTAYAATPTSGGKGYLAIAGKLGYLDKTLGASGLLPEGIRLPRYNDSQIKYVHNFTPEHQISFYNLTAQDNFAINVPNKPANDPTSSQLALLGGAKASFGQSFRTTALRYTWIPGDKFQNRITLINFDPIGEYNVGVGSIQGKQYQRGSYVGVRQDAYWTATKFLKVDFGTEVRRFSFRDYGTEVALRDPTNPSPNPYNSANPDFVGRPINIQGKSPYYNAYTTLHFKFGNFLFEPGARYDYVQVTGNGALTPRATASYTFPEVGKGMTIYGSGGDVSRFPLTTNFNSETGNPDLRFERARKISAGIDQKIDQVWQVKAEFFKNEFTDTIIDDPYVSTPVGLNPDKSRWLSQPIVANRPLNYSNRASGWSHGYELLIRKNARPGTRDWFGWISYTWSQSFQNSNLYQIYDGDTTQVGGIERKILAAYFPNSVEQLAPWDRTHVANVIYGWRVNEGYQIGGRWSYLTSLPSRPIVGDDGGRFSNPLNGLTYWNPQYSNNPYTSEYGYVKRGTDYHRLDVRFDVFENYSWGYLNWYLEIVNVYMRKNKNGYDFDNSKPFSATNPRENDTFGTLQLPGGTVIPFFNVGMEVHF; from the coding sequence ATGAAATCAGCAAAGTTCAAATTAAATAATTCAATTCTGATTGCGATTCTATTTCTTTTATCGGGTTTCCCTGCATATGCAGTCAGCATCAAAGCAAAACTGATTAATCCTAAAAAGGAAATAGCGGAAAAAAACCTTTCTGTACTAATTTTTGAAACTAAAAAATTTGCACAAACAGATGCCGAAGGTAATGTTACATTAGAATTCCCTTCTTCTGGAGAATACACATTACGTTTGTTACGTGACACTGGAATTCAGGAGATTCGAATTTCAGTTGGTAATGAAGATGAATCAAGAACTATTTATACTGAAAAAAAATCGACAGCACCTAAGTCAGGGATTGTAGTCGAAGGTGAAAGAGAAAAAACTGTAGCTTCCAGGACAAAAGTTAGATACGATGAAATCAAACGTATGCCAGGTACTTTTGGTGAGGCATTAAGAGCCTTAGAAACATTACCAGGTGTGATACCTAACATTGGCTTTGGAGGTGGTGCAAATGGAATCATCGTACGTGGGGCAAATCCTGCTGCGAATACATATCTTTATGATGATTTACCTATCTTATACCCGTTTCACTTAGATGGACTAACGTCTGTAATACACAATGATTTAATCAAATCAATTGACTTATATTCTGGGGCATATCCAGCAAACTTCAATAATGCGACTGGTGGTATTATCGAAATAGAAACTGTTGATTCTATCCAAAAAACAAAAGGCGCATTCCAAGTATCTCTCTGGAACACAACCGCGTATGCAGCAACACCAACATCAGGTGGAAAGGGTTATTTGGCAATTGCAGGAAAATTAGGTTACCTCGATAAAACTTTAGGTGCCAGTGGACTATTGCCTGAAGGAATCCGTTTACCGAGGTACAATGATTCGCAGATCAAATATGTTCATAACTTTACACCTGAACACCAAATTTCTTTTTATAATTTAACAGCACAAGATAACTTTGCTATCAATGTTCCTAACAAACCAGCAAACGATCCTACTTCGTCGCAACTTGCGTTACTTGGAGGCGCAAAAGCAAGTTTCGGACAAAGTTTTAGAACCACAGCACTCCGTTATACTTGGATTCCTGGAGATAAATTCCAAAATAGAATCACATTAATCAACTTCGATCCAATTGGTGAATACAATGTTGGCGTTGGTTCCATTCAAGGGAAACAATACCAAAGAGGAAGTTATGTTGGTGTTAGGCAAGATGCTTATTGGACAGCAACAAAATTCCTAAAAGTTGATTTCGGAACCGAAGTGCGTAGATTTTCCTTCCGAGATTATGGAACCGAAGTTGCACTCAGAGACCCAACAAACCCATCACCTAACCCTTATAATTCTGCGAATCCTGATTTTGTGGGAAGACCAATCAATATCCAAGGTAAATCACCATATTACAACGCTTATACTACGTTACATTTTAAATTCGGAAACTTCTTATTCGAACCTGGTGCTAGGTATGACTATGTGCAAGTGACTGGGAACGGTGCTTTAACCCCAAGAGCAACTGCTTCCTATACTTTTCCCGAAGTTGGGAAGGGTATGACTATTTATGGAAGTGGTGGAGATGTATCTCGTTTTCCACTGACTACAAATTTTAACTCAGAAACAGGTAACCCTGATTTAAGATTCGAACGTGCAAGGAAAATAAGTGCAGGGATTGATCAAAAAATTGACCAAGTATGGCAAGTGAAAGCAGAGTTTTTTAAAAACGAATTCACTGATACAATCATAGATGATCCATATGTATCTACTCCTGTTGGATTAAATCCCGATAAATCACGATGGTTATCACAACCTATTGTAGCCAACCGTCCCCTAAACTATTCCAACAGAGCTTCTGGTTGGTCACATGGTTATGAATTACTCATCCGCAAAAATGCAAGGCCTGGAACTCGTGACTGGTTCGGTTGGATTTCCTATACTTGGTCACAATCCTTTCAAAATTCTAACTTGTATCAGATTTATGATGGTGATACAACTCAAGTTGGTGGGATCGAAAGAAAAATCTTAGCAGCTTATTTTCCAAATTCAGTGGAACAGTTAGCACCTTGGGACCGTACTCATGTTGCAAACGTAATTTATGGTTGGAGAGTAAATGAAGGATACCAAATTGGTGGTCGATGGAGTTACTTGACTTCATTACCTTCCAGACCTATCGTAGGTGATGATGGTGGAAGATTTTCTAACCCATTAAATGGTTTAACCTATTGGAATCCACAGTATTCCAACAATCCATACACGTCAGAATATGGATATGTCAAAAGGGGAACCGATTATCACAGGTTAGATGTTCGATTTGATGTTTTTGAAAATTATTCGTGGGGATATTTAAACTGGTATTTAGAAATTGTAAACGTATATATGCGTAAAAACAAAAATGGATACGATTTTGATAATTCCAAACCATTCTCTGCTACAAATCCAAGAGAAAACGATACTTTCGGAACTCTACAATTACCTGGTGGAACCGTAATTCCATTTTTCAACGTAGGTATGGAGGTACATTTCTAA
- a CDS encoding MotA/TolQ/ExbB proton channel family protein: MQEYVELGEELVFVAMGVASVIALAVFAERLIYYKKTLGKKNEDYLSEVRNSLQEEPEIHWKTDAGEESIYNRFIQFALKQLKLGRKGLDESLEGQILSEKLELEKRLPILNTLGNNAPFIGLLGTVLGVIKAFYGLGTLGSSGAEVVMRSISTALLATAAGLAVAIPVVMANNYFSRKAKVILQNLEILKKELLSYQMNKTKV, encoded by the coding sequence ATGCAGGAATATGTAGAATTAGGTGAAGAATTAGTTTTTGTTGCTATGGGAGTAGCAAGTGTTATTGCACTCGCTGTGTTTGCCGAAAGACTTATTTACTATAAAAAAACTTTGGGTAAAAAAAATGAAGATTACTTATCTGAAGTTAGAAACTCACTCCAAGAAGAACCTGAAATTCATTGGAAAACGGATGCGGGAGAAGAATCAATTTACAACCGATTCATTCAATTTGCATTAAAACAATTAAAACTCGGACGTAAAGGTCTAGATGAAAGCCTAGAAGGACAAATTTTATCTGAGAAATTAGAGTTAGAAAAACGATTACCAATTTTAAACACGTTAGGAAATAACGCTCCCTTTATCGGACTTTTAGGAACTGTCCTTGGTGTCATCAAAGCATTCTATGGGTTAGGGACACTGGGTAGCTCTGGTGCAGAGGTTGTGATGCGTTCTATCTCAACTGCACTCCTTGCAACGGCTGCTGGTCTTGCTGTGGCGATTCCTGTGGTAATGGCAAATAATTACTTTTCCAGAAAAGCAAAGGTGATTTTGCAAAACCTTGAAATTTTGAAAAAAGAACTACTCTCTTATCAAATGAATAAGACAAAGGTATAA
- a CDS encoding ExbD/TolR family protein: MAGASGPQDEEIGSINITPMVDVILVLLVIFMVTANFLKKESLNINLPKVQAADPNVAESVQVAITKTGAILLEGKDTDITGLVRNLEREAKIRPNMRLTLSADESLPYGKITELMGIIRKAGVTKIALSVKK, translated from the coding sequence ATGGCTGGAGCATCAGGACCACAAGACGAAGAAATCGGAAGTATCAATATCACTCCCATGGTGGACGTGATTTTAGTTCTTCTCGTAATTTTTATGGTAACAGCAAACTTCTTAAAAAAAGAAAGTTTAAATATTAATCTACCAAAAGTGCAAGCTGCCGATCCAAACGTAGCGGAATCAGTTCAAGTAGCAATAACCAAAACAGGTGCCATTCTTTTAGAAGGAAAAGACACTGATATAACAGGCCTTGTTCGAAACTTAGAAAGAGAAGCCAAAATTAGACCTAACATGCGTTTGACATTATCTGCTGATGAGAGTTTGCCTTATGGAAAAATTACGGAGCTGATGGGAATCATCCGAAAAGCCGGAGTGACAAAAATCGCCCTCAGTGTAAAAAAATGA